ATAAATTCTTGAATCTTCGGCAAGTGTAATGATTTCAGCTTCATAATAGCCGCGTTTTACCTTGTTCACTTTTAAATAGGCGGTTGAAAAATCTAATTTTTTTGCCAAACGCTCTGCTCCGGTAAAGCAAGGCACTTTAATACCCATAAACGAGCTCCAATACACTTCCTTGCTTAATCTTGGCGATTGGTCACTTAAAAAACCCGTAATGGTTCTGCTGCCCTCGTTTTCGTTTTGCGTAATGGTGTTTATGGTTTCTTTGGTGCTAATAAGCGTGGTGTTGAATTTAGAACGAATATCACGAACCAATTTATCAAAATGTTTGTTGGCTAGTTTTTTATAAACTGCAAAACCTTTAAAGTTAATGTAATTTTGCAGTACAATAGACCATTCCCAACTGGCATAATGCCCAAAAATTAAAATAATGCTTTTGTTGAGTTTTTCCAAGCGTTTTAGTTCTTCTGGGTTGGTTATTTTAAAGCGCTTTTTTAATTCTCTTTCAGAAATCGTCATGGTTTTAGCCATTTCTAAAAACATATCGCAGAGGTGCTTATAGAATTTTTTTTTAATGGTGGTAATTTCCTTTAAAGATTTTTCAGGAAACACTAATTTTAAATTGTTTTCTACAACCTTTTTTCGATAGCCTATAATATAGAAGAGTAGAACATATAAACCATCTGAAACGCAATAAAGCAATCTGAATGGTAAAACCGAAACCATCCACAAAAGCGGATAAACTAGAATATAAGCTAGAAATTGCATGAATTAATTTTAGATTTGCAAATATAGACTAATTCAAACTTAAACCTCATTCTCATGGGCAAAATAGATATAATTACCATTGTGCTGATTGCAGCCAACGTCATTATTTCGTACAAAGGATTTCAAGATTATTCGTTTTTCGAAAAATACAAATTTAATGTGGGTGCGGTAAAACGTGGAGAGCAAGTCCGTTTGTTTAGTTCGGGGTTTTTACATGCCGATACGCAGCATTTGTTGTTTAATATGTTGACGCTGTACTTTTTTGCCGATGTGGTTATTGCCTTGTTAAATACTACGCAGTTTGTTCTTATTTATGTGGGCAGTTTGTTATTGGGCAATTTGTTGTCGTTATATTTTCATAAAAATGAATACCATTACAGTGCTGTTGGGGCTAGTGGTGCTGTTTCAGGCGTTATTTATGCCGCTATTTTGTTGCAACCGGGCATGAGTTTGTACTTGTTTTTTGTGCCTATACCCATTCCGGCATATATTTTTGGTATTGGTTATTTGTTGTATTCTATTTATGGTATGAAAAACCGTATTGGTAACATTGGCCACGATGCCCACTTTGGTGGTGCCATTGGTGGATATATTATCACTTTGGGGTTATCGCCATGGTTATTTCAAACTAATTTATTAATGGTGGTTTTGTTGGCCATTCCTATTGCACTGCTTTTTATATTGAAGAAAATGCGGAAGATGTAATTTAAGTTGTAATTATAACTTACCATTATCAGTATGGCACGGCAATTGAATTTATTATCTATATGAAGACAGGTGTATTGGTTTAAACCGCCTGTATTCAACGTATTTAAAACGATTATAGAAAAACCTAAAAACATAACGATCTGTTTTTAATGACAGATTGACTTAATATAGTATATGAAGAAATCGAATATTATGAATCTTGACAGTTTGTCACTACAGGAATTTGACGAAAATGCAGAGTTAATTCCGTTAATGACACCCGAAGATGAAGAAGCCATTAATAACGAAGAATTACCAGAAACCTTGCCTATTTTGTCGTTACGCAACACGGTATTGTTTCCAGGAGTAGTTATTCCTATTACGGCTGGCAGAGACCAATCCATAAAACTGATTAACGATGCTAATAAAGGCGGAAAGGTGATTGGTGTAGTGGCCCAAAAGGATGAAAATGTTGAAAAGCCAACTGCAAAGGATATCCATGAAACGGGAACGGTAGCCAGAATTTTAAGGGTTTTAAAAATGCCCGATGGCAACGTTACTGTAATTATTCAAGGCAAAAAGCGTTTTAAGGTGGCCGAGGTAATTACTGAAGAGCCTTATATGAACGCAACCATTCGCGATATACCGGAAGCACGCCCGGGCCAAAAAAACAAAGAGTTTACGGCCATAATTGATTCTATTAAAGATTTAGCGCTCGAAATAATCAAGGAAAGCCCAAATATCCCGAGTGAAGCCTCTTTTGCCATTAAAAACATTGAAAGTAATTCGTTTTTGGTGAATTTCGTGTCTTCAAATATGAACCTTTCGGTTGCCGAAAAACAGGAGCTGCTCGAAATCAACGACCTAAAAAAACGGGCTTTGGCCACCTTAAAATATATGAATGTCGAGTTTCAGAAATTGGAACTCAAAAACGACATCCAATCGAAGGTGCAAATGGATATGAGCCAACAACAGCGCGAATATTTCCTTCATCAGCAAATGAAAACCATTCAGGAAGAACTGGGCGGTGTTAGCCACGATACCGAAATTGAAGAAATGCGCATTAAGGCCAAAGAGAAGAAATGGGACGAAAAAGTAGCCAAGCATTTTGAAAAGGAAATTGCCAAAATACAACGTATGAACCCTCAGGTTGCCGAGTATTCCATCCAGCGTAATTATTTAGAGCTGTTTTTAGATTTACCGTGGAACGAGTTTAGTAAAGATAAATTCGATCTAAAACGTGCCATGAAAATATTGAACAGGGATCACTTTGGGTTGGAGGACGTAAAACGACGCATTATTGAGTATTTAGCAGTGTTAAAACTGCGTAACGACATGAAATCGCCCATTTTGTGTTTGTACGGCCCTCCGGGTGTTGGTAAAACCTCTTTGGGTAAATCTATTGCCGAGGCTTTAGGGCGCGAATATGTGCGCATGTCTTTGGGTGGTTTGCGTGATGAAGCCGAAATTAGAGGGCACCGTAAAACATATATTGGTGCTATGCCGGGCCGAATTATTCAAAACTTGAAAAAGGCAGGGACATCGAACCCTGTATTTGTATTGGATGAAATCGATAAGCTTGCCACCTCAAATCAAGGTGACCCATCGTCTGCCATGCTTGAAGTTTTGGACCCCGAGCAAAATAGCGAGTTTTATGATAACTTTTTGGAAATGGGATACGACCTTTCAAAAGTTATGTTTATCGCTACTTCCAATAGCTTGTCAACCATTCAGCCCGCTTTATTGGACCGTATGGAAATTATAAACGTAACAGGGTATACTATTGAAGAAAAAGTAGAAATCGCCAAGCAGCACCTGTTACCCAAACAGCTTAAAGAGCACGGTTTATCGACAAAAGATCTAAAAATAGGCAAACCGCAACTCGAGAAAATTGTTGAGGGTTATACCCGCGAGTCAGGTGTTCGCGGCTTGGAAAAGCAAATCGCAAAAATGGTACGTCATGCGGCTAAAAATATAGCCATGGAAGAAGATTACAACATTAAAGTTACTAATGAAGATATTATTGATGTATTAGGTGGACCAAAACTTGAGCGCGATAAATATGAAAACAATAATGTGGCCGGCGTAGTTACCGGGTTGGCTTGGACGCGCGTTGGTGGTGACATTTTATTTATTGAGTCAATTTTATCAAAAGGAAAAGGAACCTTGACGGTTACCGGAAATTTAGGTAAAGTGATGAAAGAATCGGCTACCATTGCCATGGAATATATTAAATCGAACGCAGAGGAATTTGGAATAGATCCTGCCGCTTTCGATAAATATAATGTTCACATCCATGTGCCAGAGGGCGCAACGCCTAAAGATGGTCCAAGTGCAGGGATTACGATGCTTACCTCTTTGGTGTCACTGTACACACAGAAAAAAGTGAAGAAAAGTTTAGCCATGACGGGTGAGATTACATTGCGCGGAAAAGTACTTCCGGTGGGCGGAATTAAAGAAAAGATTTTGGCAGCCAAGCGTGCCAGAATTAAAGAAATTCTGTTATGTGAAGATAATCGCCGGGATATTGAGGAAATTAAACCTGAATATTTAAAAGGTTTGACCTTCCATTATGTATCTGAAATGAGTGAGGTTATAAAAATAGCCATCACCAATCAAAAAGTTAAAAACGCCAAAGACATATAAAAATAAGAAGGCGGTCTAAAAAGTTGTCATTCCTTTTCCCGATAGCTATCGGGAGAAGTAATCTTAGAATAATCAAATCGATGATTATAAGATTACTTCGAAATACTAATTTCTCTTAATGGCATTTGTACACGGCTTTTTAGACCACCTGTTTTTTTGTTATTAAAATAAAATAGACTTGCTGCCGTTTTAAGATAGATTTGCTTTCTTTGCGCTTGTAAATATGCTAAAAAAAATTTTCCCATTTTTTTGTTTCGTTTTAACAACCTTAGCTACGGCCCAAGTGGGTGGAGAGCATACCTACCAATTTTTAAACTTGGTTTCATCGCCGCGTCAGGCCGCATTGGGCGGAAAGGTCTTTACAAATGTAGATTATGATGTTACCCAAGCCTTATTAAACCCTGCGACCATAAATGTAGAAATGGATAACCAATTGGCCCTAAACTACACTAGTTATTTGGGCGGTATTGGATACGGTACAGCTGCTTATGCTTATACTATTGACAGGCATGCACAAACCTTTCACGGAGGGATAACATATATAAATTATGGTTCGTTTGATGGTTATGATGAAAACGGTAATTCCACAGGAACGTTTAGCGGAAGCGAAACAGCATTGTCGCTCGGGTATGCTACACAAATTGGCTACTCAGATTTTTATTTCGGTGGAAACCTAAAATTGATTACCTCAAAATTGGAACAATACGGTTCTTTTGGTGCGGCAGTTGATTTAGGACTTATTTTTATTGATGAAAATTTAGATTTCAATGCGGCGTTGGTTGTTAGGAATTTAGGCTCGCAAATAACAACTTACGCAGGCTTAAGTGAACCTTTACCATTTGAAGTGGCTTTTGGAATGTCCCAAAAATTAGAAAATGTTCCAATCCGTTGGCATGTAACCTTGGAAAATCTACAGCAATGGCCTATTTCAAGGCCAAATCCGGCGCGATCAACCAGCGATTTATCAGGCAATACATCCGATGAAAAAATAGGCTTTATTGGTCAAGTAATTCGCCATGCCATTGTTGGGGCAGAGATTTTCCCCGAAGGTGGTTTCAATATCAGAGTTGGTTATAACTTTAGAAGAGGTGAAGATTTGAGAATTCTCAACCAGCGAAACTTTTCTGGTCTTTCAGCAGGAATTTCCATTAAAATGAACAAAATGCGTTTTAGTTACACGCATGCTAAATATACCAGTGCTGCCAACTCCAACTTCTTCGGCTTGCAAATTGATTTACAATAAAAATGTTTTAAGTAATTTAGACATTTTACAATCCAACATTCAAACATGAATAACATTACCATAGCCATAGACGGGTTTTCATCAACAGGAAAAAGTACAGTTGCCAAACAATTGGCCAAGCATTTGGGCTATGTGTATGTCGATACGGGTGCCATGTATCGAGCGGTTACGCTATACGCCATGCAAAAAGGGTTAATCGATACCAATCATTTTAATGAAGCGGCTTTAATTGAACGTTTGCCGGAAATACATATAAGTTTTAAGTTTAATCCTGATTTAGGTTTCGCAGAAGTCTATTTAAATGGGAAAAATGTTGAAAAGCACATACGCACCTTGGAAGTTTCCAGTTTTGTGAGTAAAGTGGCCGCTATTTCTGAGGTGCGCAAAAAACTGGTGGAACAGCAACAAAAAATGGGAGCCGATAAAGGTGTTGTTATGGACGGCAGGGATATTGGTACCGTGGTTTTTCCGGATGCCGAGTTAAAATTGTTTATGACGGCTACTGCCGAAACTCGTGCTAAACGCCGTTTTAAAGAATTGACAGATCGAGGAGACAAAATACAATATCAAGACGTTTTAAAAAACGTGGAAGAGCGTGATTACATCGACTCTAACCGAGAAGATTCCCCTTTGGTAAAAGCTAAAGGTGCTATTGAAATCGATAACTCTAAAATGACGCTTCAAGAGCAATTTGATAAAATCCTTCAATTAGTCAAAAAAGTCATTGAAAGCGGTTAATAGTTTAATGTGCTAGTTTTTTGTTTCAGCTTCAATCTCGTCATCAGCTTTAACTTTTTCAATGTTTTTATATTTCTTGTAAAGCGGGATTCGATAGGATAGGAAATAACTATAACCTACGCCAATACCAGTACTATCATAAGTTTTGCCAAAACCGGGAATATAAACGTTTTGGAAATTATTGGGTTCGGTTTCGTTAGCTTTAAGCTTTAATTGCGCATTTAAGCCCAAATAAAGGTTGTTGAGCAATTCAACCTTAATACCAAGAATTATTTCTGCCCAAATGGCTGTTAAACCACTAAACGATTCCGTTTCGGTAGAAGTGTATTGCTCCCAAAATTGATTGGTGTTATATACTGTAAAACTGTTTAGATCTTGGGTAAATGTGGCCGCGCCAATTCTAAATCCGGCATAAATCATGTTGTCCATATCCAACCAGTTTTCATACATATTGTAATCAATTCCTGCTTTAAGATATGAGCCTTTGCTGGTAATATCCAGATAATCGTTTACAGTATTTTTTTCTTCAATACCAATTTCACCGGCAATATAAAGGTCTTTTTTTAATCTATAATCTCCTTGAATTTCAAAACCAGCATAATCGTCGTCGAGCGATGACCGAATAAGTTTTCCTATATCGCCGCCAACCCTTAAGCCATATTTTAGTTTTACACGGGTTGTATCGCTTGTAGCCTTAGCAATACTATCATTTTGGGCCTCTGTAACGGTTGCCAATAGTAAAACCGCAAGAAGACTGCTAATGCGTAATGTTAAAGTGCGTGGTTGTTTCATCTTCTACAGATTGATTATCGGTTAACGGTTGTCTGGAAAGCATCCAGTTATCAGAGTCGGGCTCGATGGTGAGCGTTACGTTTTTAAATATGGTTTTGTAGCCACAGGCTCGTGATACAAATACCTGCTCTCTACTGTAATTTATTGTTATAATATCTTGATTGCCGGTAATGGTATCGTCTGAAGTATCATCTGGGGTGTCATTATCATCAATTTCAGCTTCTTTAATAACGATAAACTGCGTGGTGTTGTCATCAGTTTTTAGTGGAAGTAAAAGCGATGAGGTACGAACAAAGTTATAATTTCCAAGAATCGTTTCGTTATCTAAACCTGCAACAACAATATCAACCACGTCCTTTTTGTTGTCGGGGTTTTTTACATCAAGAAAATCGATAATTAACCGCGGTGTTGTAGGTGTGCTTGCCGGACAAATATCATCGCGCTCGCAGCTGATAGATAGTACAATGAGCAAGATCAGGGGAATGATTAGGGTTTTAAAGTATTTCATTTTTTATAAAATCATTTATCGGTGTTCCAAAAGCACCACATTTTCAACGTGAAAAGTTTGTGGAAACATATCAACCGCTTGGGTTTTAACAACTTTATATTGGGCATCCATCAAGGCCAAATCGCGGGCTTGGGTGGCACTGTTACAACTCACATAAACCACACGTTTTGGTGCAATATTTAAAATTTGTTGAACCACATCTTTATGCATGCCGTCCCGTGGAGGGTCGGTGATGATAACATCGGGCTGCCCGTGTTTGTTTATAAACCCGGTATTGAAAACATGTTTCATATCGCCCACAAAAAAGTCAACGTTATTTATTTGGTTTAATTGTGCATTTTCTTTTGCAGCAGTTATGGCATCTGGTACGGCTTCAACGCCAACCACTTTTTTTGCTTTTTTAGCCACAAACTGTGCAATCGTACCAGTGCCGGTATATAAGTCATAAACCAATTCATTTCCGGTTAAACCTGCAAAATTACGTGTTATTTTGTAGAGTTCGTAAGCTTGCTCAGAGTTGGTTTGGTAGAACGATTTGGCGTTAATTTTAAATTTCAAGCCTTCCATATTTTCAAAAATATGGTCGTTGCCTTTGTAGCAAATCACTTCTTGGTCGTAAATAGTATCGTTGCCTTTTTCGTTTATAACGTAGAGTAACGCTGTTACCTGCGGAAACGTTTCATCAATAAAATCGAGCAATAATTTGCGTTTGGTTTCATCTTCTTTAAAAAACTGAATAAGCACCATTACATCGCCGGTCGTGGATGTACGAATCATCATGGTTCGTAACAACCCGGTTTGATTACGGGTATTGAAAAATTCCAAATTGTTATCAATGGCAAATTGTTTCACCCCATTTCTAATAGCATTTGAAGGGGCTTGTTGTAAATGGCATTTTTTCACATCCAGAATTTTATCCCACATGCCCGGAATGTGGAAACCTAAAGCGTTTTTATCGTCCAAATCTTCACCCGACTGAATTTCGTCTAGTGTGAGCCAACGGCTGTCACTAAACGAAAATTCCATTTTATTACGGTAAAAATATTGCTTTTCGGAACCTAAAATAGGGGTCACTTCGGGTAATTCGATATGTCCAATACGGGTAAGGTTGTTGGTAACTTCCTTTTGTTTGTAATACAATTGGTGTTCGTAGGCCATATTTTGCCATTTGCAACCGCCACAAGTGCCAAAGTGCTCGCAAACAGGTTCGGTTCTTTTTTCCGATAGTTCATGAAAAACTGTGGCTTTACCTTCGTAATATGCTTTTCGCTTTTTAAAGGTTTGAACATCAACAACATCTCCTGGTACGGCATTAGACAGAAAAACAACTTTTCCATCTGGTGCTTTTGCAATGGTTTTGCCTTTGGCTCCGGCATCTATAACCTCTAAGCTTTCAAAAATTTTTTTTCTGGATTTTTTTCTTGACATACTGCAAAAGTAATAATAGCAAAAATATAAAAGCCTTTATTTTTTTAAGTTTTTAAAACGGCTGTTTTTTATGGTATAGGTGTATATAAAAAAAGCTGCTTGGGTTTTCCAAACAGCTCTATTCTTTAAAAAGTTGTGGTTTTACTAAACAGTAAAACTTAGTTTTGTTTATTGTTGAACTTGTCTAATATTTTGCTCATTTGTTTTCCAGCAGCTTCACGACCGCCCAATCCGAAAGAAAGAACGATGGTTAAAGCCACGGTTCCTAAAGAGATACCGAACGCCAGATTAATAATTTCGTCGGCGATACCCATGGAGCGCATGCCAATTGCCAAGAAAATAGCGATAATGGCAACTCTTATAACAGAAGTCACAAAACCATTCTTGTCTGTTTTAGAGAAATTAGTAGCGGCTATGTTGGCTAACCAATTACCAATGGCTAAAATCACTAGGCCGAATAATATTTTGGCCGAATAATTTGTAATCGTGTACAGAATATCAGAAAGGTGGGCAAATTCCAACTTTTCTACAGCAGTAGTGATTCCGAACAAAATGATAAAATAATAAATAAGATTCCCAATAATGCCTACAAGATTGTAATTGCCTGTTATGGAGCCTAAACCTGCTTTGTTGAAAAAATTATTGAGGTTGATGCTGTTAAGTAAATCTTTAATCAGTTCGCTTAGAAAACGACCGCCAACTACAAATAGAATTAATATTAAAGAAGCCAGAATAATTTTCGGAACGGCATCAAAGAAATTGCCGAGCATTGCTGTTGCAGGCTCTGAAATAGAATCCAAGTTTAAAATATTGAACGCCGAGATAAGTAGTGGGATAAAGATTAAAATAAATACGACCTTTTTAACAACGTCCACTAGGTCAATATTTTCGGGCATCCTCAACTTTCGAACAAGTTTTTGAATGGAATCACCTGAGAGTTCAACCAGTTCAGAAACAATGGTAGCCAACATATAGCCAATATAGCAAACTAAACCAGCGCCTATAATATTGGGTAAGAACCTTGTAAAATCGTCAAGCATATTTTTTAATGGGTCAAGAACATTGCTCATGCCCATTTTTTCTAAGGCTAAACTAAAAACGAAGATCATAATCAAAAAATATACCAGCTTACTAATGAATTTTGAAAGGCTAATTTTAGAGTTATGCAGCTTTTCGTCTATTCCTGTGCTCTTAAATAGTTTCAAGACCAGTCGTTTTAACAATCGAGCCACAAACCAACCAATTATTACAATAATTAAGGCAGCAAGCGCATTCGATAGGTCTGCGCCCAATGTTTCTGTGATACTGTCTAAAAGATTCGATAAATAGTCCATAATGTTATATTTTTAGATGGTTGTTATAATTTAGACACAAAAAATATCGAAAAGACACAATTTTTGGTTTTTTTGAGTAATTTGCAGCTATCAAAGGATGATTTCTCTCCCACGCTGCTTTTTCATCCCGATGCTCGTCGGGACCTCGAAAGAATAAAGGTACAGAAGGAATAGTTGTTTTTTTCAATTTTAAATTTTAATGAAATGGCTGTTTTAGACCAATTGACTTCGCAACAAGCGATAGATTTAGAAAACGAATATGGAGCTCATAACTACCATCCGTTACCCGTAGTGTTAACAAAAGGTGAAGGTGTATATGTTTGGGATGTAGAGGGTAAAAAATATTACGACTTTTTATCGGCATATTCTGCAGTAAACCAAGGGCATTGTCACCCCAAAATTGTTGGTGCAATGATGCAGCAAGCACAAACCCTAACATTAACTTCCAGAGCTTTTTATAACGATATGTTGGGCAAGTTTGAAAAGTTTGCTTGTCAGTTTTTTGGCTTCGATAAATTATTACCAATGAATACTGGTGCAGAGGCTGTAGAAACAGCTTTGAAAATCTGCAGAAAATGGGCTTACGAAGTAAAGGGAATTGATGAAAATGAAGCGGAAATTGTGGTTTGCGAGAATAACTTTCACGGACGCACCACCACGATTATTTCGTTTTCTAACGATGCCGTAGCTCGGAATAATTTTGGGCCTTATACCAAAGGATTCCTCAAAATTGAATATGATAATTTGGAGGCCTTGGAATATACTTTGAAAAACAATCCTAATGTTGCTGGGTTTTTGGTGGAGCCTATTCAAGGAGAAGCCGGCGTTTATGTGCCTTCCGAAGACTACCTTTTAAAAGCAAAAGCACTTTGTGAAAAATATAATGTGTTGTTTATTGCCGACGAAGTGCAAACGGGTATTGCGCGTACTGGTCGGTTATTGGCCACTTGTGGTAACTGTTCATGTGAGCATAAAAATTGCTCTAAAAACCCAGAAGTGAAACCAGATATTTTAATTCTAGGAAAAGCCATTAGTGGTGGGGTGTACCCAGTTTCTGCTGTTTTGGCAAACAACCCTATTATGAATGTTATAAAGCCTGGAAGCCACGGTAGTACGTTTGGTGGTAATCCCGTTGCAGCAGCCGTTGCTATGGCAGCTTTAGAAGTGGTTCGTGATGAAAATTTGGCTGAAAATGCTCAGGCTTTGGGCGAGCTTTTTAGAGAAGAATTAAACAAGTTTATTGAGACTAGTAAAATTGTTAAACTCATTCGTGGTAAAGGGTTGCTCAATGCCATAGTGATTAATGATGACGAAGACAGCGATACGGCTTGGAATATCTGTTTAGCCTTGCGAGACAACGGTTTGTTAGCTAAACCCACACATGGTAATATTATTAGGTTTGCTCCGCCACTAGTGATGAATCGTGAACAGTTGTTAGATTGTGTAGATATTATCAAAAAAACGCTAAAGTCATTTGAATGAAGGACTTAAGGTTAGAGCATAGCGATAGAAATCCAACTAAATCTCTTTAATCGCAAAAAGAATGTTGAAATTAATTTTATCTTGAAAGCTTGTGTGGCTTAATGCTTTTCTGCTTTATAAAATCGTTCGTCGGGCAATAGTAACACCGAAGTATTTTTTAATTAAACATATTGCATGTTGCAATTTTTAAAAATATACTTATGCAAAAACGTTTTTCCGGTGTTGTTGTACCGATGATTACACCTTTAAATCCCGATTTTTCTGTAGATGTTAAAGCGGTTGAAAAAATAGTAAAACGTTTTTCCGAAAATGGTATACATCCGTTGGTTTTAGGAACCACGGGCGAATCGAGTTCCATTAATGAAACCGAAAGCCTTAAACTGGTTAAAGCTGCTGTAAAAGCAAAAGGAGCAAGCCAAACCATTTATGCCGGATTGGTAGGGAACCAAGTTGACGATGTAATTTCCAGAGGAAATAAATACATAGAGTTGGGAGCCGATTGTGTGGTGGCTACCTTGCCATCATATTACGGTTTAACACCACAACAAATGGCAGGTTTTTATACCAATTTGGCCGATAACATTTCTGGTCCGGTAATGATGTATAATATTAAGGCTACAACGCAAATGTCTATTCCGTTGGAGGTTGTAGAGGCCTTGTCACACCATAAAAATATTTGGGGCTTAAAAGATTCTGAACGTGATCTAGAGCGTATGCAAATCTGTATTGACCGTTACGGAAACAATGAGAACTTTTCCTTTTTCTGCGGATGGGGAGCACAAAGTTTTGGCAGCCTTAAAATGGGAGCTGATGGTATTGTGCCAAGTACAGGCAATTATGTGCCAGAAATGTACAAAAAGCTCTATGCCGCTGCTTTAAACAATGATTGGGACGCATGCGAAAAATGGCAAAACGAAACCGATACCATTGCTCAACAATATCAAAAAGATAGAACTTTAGGCGAATCTTTGGCTGTTTTAAAAGCCTTAATGAACAAAAAAGGATTATGCCATAAAACCATGATGCCACCATTAACCGAGGTGGACTAATTCAAAACCGACTAACTAAACTAAAATCATTATGCTTAACATTCACTGGATAGACATTGTTATTGTCGTTATTTCCGTGGCCTTTACATTGGGTGCCGGATTTTATTTCGCGCACCGCCAAAAGAGTTCAGATCAATATTTTGCCGGAAGTAAAAACATACCGGCTTGGGCCATTGGTATTTCCATTTTTGCAACCTTAATTAGTAGTGTTACCTTTTTGGCTTACCCTGCTGCGGCTTATAAATCCAACTGGATTCTATTGGTTCAAGGTCTTATGGTGCCCATTGTTTTAATTGGTCTCATTTGGGTAATCGTGCCCTTATTCCGAAAGGTAATCCGTTTAAGTACTTATGAGTATTTTGAGCGCCGTTTCAGTCCTTTTGCCCGTATGTACAGTTCTATTGCCTTTATTTTAACGCATTTTTCAAAAATGGGAACGGTACTCTATCTTGTTAGTTTAGCCTTAGCGACGTTAACCGGTATTGATGTAACGACCTATATTATATCTCTTACGGTTATTATTTTGATATTAACGCTATTGGGCGGTATTGAAGCTGTAATTTGGATGGATGTTATTCAAGGATTTTTACTCATTGGAGGTGGTCTTTTATGTATAGGGGTTTTGTTGTTTAAATCTGAAGGAGGGCCTGGCTTTATGATTGATGAAGCTTTCGCCATGAAAAAAATAGATTTCGGTCCCTACGATTTTACTTTTACCGAACTCACATTTTGGGTTTTGGTGATTAACGGAGCATTTTATGCATTGCAAAAATACGGTACCGATCAAACTATTGTGCAACGTTACTTAACCGCAAGAACCGATAAAGATGCCAAAAAAGCGGCCTATATT
This genomic stretch from Flavobacteriaceae bacterium GSB9 harbors:
- a CDS encoding lysophospholipid acyltransferase family protein, with amino-acid sequence MQFLAYILVYPLLWMVSVLPFRLLYCVSDGLYVLLFYIIGYRKKVVENNLKLVFPEKSLKEITTIKKKFYKHLCDMFLEMAKTMTISERELKKRFKITNPEELKRLEKLNKSIILIFGHYASWEWSIVLQNYINFKGFAVYKKLANKHFDKLVRDIRSKFNTTLISTKETINTITQNENEGSRTITGFLSDQSPRLSKEVYWSSFMGIKVPCFTGAERLAKKLDFSTAYLKVNKVKRGYYEAEIITLAEDSRIYKDYDLTDMFLREVEKQIYEAPEYYFWTHKRWKHKKSNN
- a CDS encoding rhomboid family intramembrane serine protease, translating into MGKIDIITIVLIAANVIISYKGFQDYSFFEKYKFNVGAVKRGEQVRLFSSGFLHADTQHLLFNMLTLYFFADVVIALLNTTQFVLIYVGSLLLGNLLSLYFHKNEYHYSAVGASGAVSGVIYAAILLQPGMSLYLFFVPIPIPAYIFGIGYLLYSIYGMKNRIGNIGHDAHFGGAIGGYIITLGLSPWLFQTNLLMVVLLAIPIALLFILKKMRKM
- the lon gene encoding endopeptidase La; translation: MKKSNIMNLDSLSLQEFDENAELIPLMTPEDEEAINNEELPETLPILSLRNTVLFPGVVIPITAGRDQSIKLINDANKGGKVIGVVAQKDENVEKPTAKDIHETGTVARILRVLKMPDGNVTVIIQGKKRFKVAEVITEEPYMNATIRDIPEARPGQKNKEFTAIIDSIKDLALEIIKESPNIPSEASFAIKNIESNSFLVNFVSSNMNLSVAEKQELLEINDLKKRALATLKYMNVEFQKLELKNDIQSKVQMDMSQQQREYFLHQQMKTIQEELGGVSHDTEIEEMRIKAKEKKWDEKVAKHFEKEIAKIQRMNPQVAEYSIQRNYLELFLDLPWNEFSKDKFDLKRAMKILNRDHFGLEDVKRRIIEYLAVLKLRNDMKSPILCLYGPPGVGKTSLGKSIAEALGREYVRMSLGGLRDEAEIRGHRKTYIGAMPGRIIQNLKKAGTSNPVFVLDEIDKLATSNQGDPSSAMLEVLDPEQNSEFYDNFLEMGYDLSKVMFIATSNSLSTIQPALLDRMEIINVTGYTIEEKVEIAKQHLLPKQLKEHGLSTKDLKIGKPQLEKIVEGYTRESGVRGLEKQIAKMVRHAAKNIAMEEDYNIKVTNEDIIDVLGGPKLERDKYENNNVAGVVTGLAWTRVGGDILFIESILSKGKGTLTVTGNLGKVMKESATIAMEYIKSNAEEFGIDPAAFDKYNVHIHVPEGATPKDGPSAGITMLTSLVSLYTQKKVKKSLAMTGEITLRGKVLPVGGIKEKILAAKRARIKEILLCEDNRRDIEEIKPEYLKGLTFHYVSEMSEVIKIAITNQKVKNAKDI
- the porQ gene encoding type IX secretion system protein PorQ; translation: MLKKIFPFFCFVLTTLATAQVGGEHTYQFLNLVSSPRQAALGGKVFTNVDYDVTQALLNPATINVEMDNQLALNYTSYLGGIGYGTAAYAYTIDRHAQTFHGGITYINYGSFDGYDENGNSTGTFSGSETALSLGYATQIGYSDFYFGGNLKLITSKLEQYGSFGAAVDLGLIFIDENLDFNAALVVRNLGSQITTYAGLSEPLPFEVAFGMSQKLENVPIRWHVTLENLQQWPISRPNPARSTSDLSGNTSDEKIGFIGQVIRHAIVGAEIFPEGGFNIRVGYNFRRGEDLRILNQRNFSGLSAGISIKMNKMRFSYTHAKYTSAANSNFFGLQIDLQ
- the cmk gene encoding (d)CMP kinase, which codes for MNNITIAIDGFSSTGKSTVAKQLAKHLGYVYVDTGAMYRAVTLYAMQKGLIDTNHFNEAALIERLPEIHISFKFNPDLGFAEVYLNGKNVEKHIRTLEVSSFVSKVAAISEVRKKLVEQQQKMGADKGVVMDGRDIGTVVFPDAELKLFMTATAETRAKRRFKELTDRGDKIQYQDVLKNVEERDYIDSNREDSPLVKAKGAIEIDNSKMTLQEQFDKILQLVKKVIESG
- a CDS encoding DUF6048 family protein, which encodes MKQPRTLTLRISSLLAVLLLATVTEAQNDSIAKATSDTTRVKLKYGLRVGGDIGKLIRSSLDDDYAGFEIQGDYRLKKDLYIAGEIGIEEKNTVNDYLDITSKGSYLKAGIDYNMYENWLDMDNMIYAGFRIGAATFTQDLNSFTVYNTNQFWEQYTSTETESFSGLTAIWAEIILGIKVELLNNLYLGLNAQLKLKANETEPNNFQNVYIPGFGKTYDSTGIGVGYSYFLSYRIPLYKKYKNIEKVKADDEIEAETKN